Proteins encoded in a region of the Melioribacteraceae bacterium genome:
- the surE gene encoding 5'/3'-nucleotidase SurE → MKILISNDDGIDSPGIAALAKEMKKIGDVTVIAPRTEQSAVGHAITMKIPLRITEYYKNGDFFGYAIDGTPADCLKIGIRNILKTKPDIVLSGINNGSNTAINIIYSGTVSAAREAAIMDLPAIAISQTSHDSKDFGYSAKVAAKLAKLVLEKGLPNGTLLNVNVPNLPEEEIAGIMITKQGKSKWDDVYEERIDPYGKKYYWLTGSLMETDEKADSDQFVIKKNYVSITPIHFDLTDYPTYDSMQDWKIENLMK, encoded by the coding sequence TTGAAAATACTGATATCAAACGACGACGGAATTGATTCCCCCGGGATAGCGGCATTAGCTAAGGAGATGAAGAAGATTGGAGATGTTACGGTAATAGCTCCCCGGACCGAGCAGAGCGCTGTAGGACATGCGATAACAATGAAAATTCCACTTAGAATTACTGAATACTATAAAAACGGCGATTTCTTCGGATATGCAATAGACGGTACTCCGGCTGATTGCCTTAAGATCGGGATCCGGAATATTCTTAAGACTAAACCGGATATAGTTCTCTCGGGCATTAATAACGGCTCTAATACTGCAATAAATATAATTTATTCAGGCACTGTTTCGGCAGCAAGGGAAGCCGCGATTATGGACCTCCCGGCAATCGCTATCTCACAGACAAGTCACGATTCCAAGGATTTCGGTTATTCAGCAAAGGTAGCTGCAAAACTTGCAAAGCTTGTATTAGAAAAGGGACTTCCGAACGGAACACTCCTTAATGTTAACGTTCCGAATCTTCCCGAAGAGGAAATTGCAGGTATAATGATTACGAAGCAGGGAAAATCCAAATGGGACGATGTCTATGAAGAACGGATCGATCCATACGGCAAGAAATATTACTGGCTTACAGGCAGCCTGATGGAAACCGATGAAAAAGCAGACTCCGATCAGTTTGTTATAAAAAAGAATTATGTCTCAATTACACCGATACATTTCGACCTTACTGATTACCCTACGTACGACTCGATGCAAGACTGGAAAATAGAAAACCTGATGAAGTAG